Proteins encoded in a region of the Panthera tigris isolate Pti1 chromosome B2, P.tigris_Pti1_mat1.1, whole genome shotgun sequence genome:
- the UBD gene encoding LOW QUALITY PROTEIN: ubiquitin D (The sequence of the model RefSeq protein was modified relative to this genomic sequence to represent the inferred CDS: inserted 2 bases in 1 codon; deleted 1 base in 1 codon; substituted 1 base at 1 genomic stop codon): MPGRLAFIVQVEVCSEEWASMTLTANLDNRVKKITEYVRAQTNVPVXIDRQTTIHLTLKVVKPSDEXLSLFLVEIGDEGQRHLLQVRRSSSVAQVRQMIESKTAVVPLEKQTVVCNGKKLEDGKTMGEYGIKRGSLGEQKSYC, encoded by the exons ATGCCGGGTCGCTTGGCTTTCATTGTCCAGGTGGAGGTCTGTTCTGAGGAATGGGCATCAATGACCCTCACTGCTAACTTGGACAACAGAGTGAAGAAGATCACTGAATATGTCCGGGCTCAGACCAACGTCCCTGT CATCGACAGGCAGACAACCATCCACCTCACTCTAAAGGTGGTGAAGCCCAGTGACGAGTAGCTGTCCCTGTTTCTGGTGGAGATTGGTGATGAGGGGCAGAGGCATCTCCTCCAGGTGCGAAGGTCCAGTTCGGTGGCCCAGGTGAGACAGATGATTGAGAGCAAGACGGCTGTAGTGCCT CTTGAGAAACAGACTGTGGTTTGCAATGGCAAGAAGCTGGAAGAtgggaagaccatgggggagtaTGGCATCAAAAGGGgcagtttaggg GAGCAGAAGAGCTACTGCTAG